One genomic segment of Sminthopsis crassicaudata isolate SCR6 chromosome 2, ASM4859323v1, whole genome shotgun sequence includes these proteins:
- the LOC141556791 gene encoding uncharacterized protein LOC141556791 isoform X7 has product MAGSEQVGSATVTVVVKATSLSEAGHDTGSLRFLLHGSKMLLLDLGEPETLEHRFTFDRVLGPEHAQLLAMLFEETQLHSASEPSLRTLSLVQLTSSGTGRDLLLPGTSDLNFLDVSPLGLVAEGASEAEILDFKSGCQLYLRAMKGLDRACSLLTLTISCLGPSIIKRPWARSMCRGSLRVLQLPEALDCPLLLVLAGKASKAHTGSLPWIVTQLLFGNSYNSLLLHLDLRAIPLGLLLASLAGAEGVRDPRQGKQISPTLWDALEEIHTRYATVQELRSGLSGTTLQESQLTQLSLVLRELKVLKNQSRSWGTRVLNRAGASVTRLPNLQVLELEEAFSPVFKKHLQGTSETLDLGRKSPLPAASRNYPLGGSKKQAPDVALQFMLAQAHRQLLQEHHQSQIQEELSWLGQDKETATHQAPDLTAESRMVQDHTALVLKLEALRVERDAAEQDLEALYELHVQGARAQTCHMLQVFRACRELWKEQTAARELHHRILLSEVLQDAISLATQNQQLQVQNKQLQQEVTERRKKV; this is encoded by the exons ATGGCTGGCAGTGAGCAG GTTGGGTCTGCAACAGTAACAGTGGTTGTAAAAGCAACATCCTTGTCAGAGGCAG GTCATGACACTGGAAGCCTCAGATTCCTTCTACATGGTTCTAAAATGCTCTTGCTAGATCTAGGAGAACCTGAGACTCTG GAGCATCGATTCACATTTGACCGAGTCCTAGGCCCAGAACATGCACAG CTGCTGGCAATGCTGTTTGAGGAAACTCAACTTCACAGTGCTTCTGAACCTTCCCTCCGGACCCTAAGTCTAGTGCAG cTCACTTCTAGTGGGACGGGTCGAGACTTATTATTACCTGGAACTAGTGACCTGAATTTCCTGGATGTGTCCCCACTGGGTCT gGTAGCAGAAGGTGCGAGTGAAGCAGAAATCCTTGATTTCAAGTCTGGCTGCCAACTTTATCTCAGGGCAATGAAAGGCTTGGACAG GGCCTGCTCCCTTCTCACCTTGACGATATCCTGCCTGGGGCCCAGTATCATAAAGAGGCCCTGGGCCAGAAGCATGTGTCGAGGCTCATTGAGAGTCCTGCAGCTTCCAGAAGCTCT GGACTGCCCCTTATTGCTGGTACTGGCAGGGAAGGCTTCTAAGGCCCATACTGGCTCCTTGCCTTGGATCGTGACTCAGTTACTCTTTGGAAATAGTTACAACAGCCTGTTGCTTCACTTGGATCTCCGAG CCATCCCCTTGGGTCTGCTCTTGGCCTCACTAGCAGGGGCCGAAGGAGTTCGGGACCCCCGCCAGGGGAAACAGATTTCTCCCACACTATGGGATGCTTTGGAAGAAATCCACACTCGTTACGCCACTGTTCAGGAGCTGCGTTCTGGGCTTTCTGGAACGACTCTACAGGAGAGCCAGCTTACCCAGCTGAGCCTGGTCCTCAGGGAATTGAAG GTACTGAAAAACCAAAGCCGGAGCTGGGGGACCAGGGTGCTCAATCGAGCTGGAGCGTCTGTAACCAGGCTTCCAAACCTGCAG GTGCTAGAACTAGAAGAGGCCTTTTCCCCTGTTTTCAAGAAGCATCTTCAAG GTACTTCAGAAACTCTGGACCTGGGAAGGAAGTCACCCCTGCCAGCAGCATCAAGAAATTATCCTCTTGGGGGCTCCAAGAAACAG GCCCCTGATGTGGCCCTGCAGTTTATGTTAGCTCAGGCCCATAGGCAGCTGCTTCAGGAACATCACCAATCCCAGATCCAAGAGGAGCTAAGCTGGTTGGGACAGGACAAGGAAACAGCAACACATCAG GCCCCAGATCTGACTGCTGAGAGTCGGATGGTACAGGACCACacagcactggtcctgaagttgGAGGCACTGAGAGTGGAGCGAGATGCAGCTGAGCAGGACCTAGAGGCTCTATATGAGCTGCATGTGCAAGGAGCCCGGGCCCAGACCTGCCACATGCTGCAG GTGTTCCGGGCTTGTCGGGAGTTGTGGAAGGAGCAGACAGCTGCCAGGGAGCTCCATCACCGAATCCTGTTGTCCGAAGTTTTACAAGATGCCATTTCTCTGGCCACACAGAACCAACAACTCCAAGTCCAGAACAAGCAACTCCAGCAGG AAGtcacagagaggagaaaaaaagtttaa
- the LOC141556791 gene encoding uncharacterized protein LOC141556791 isoform X8 has product MAGSEQVGSATVTVVVKATSLSEAGHDTGSLRFLLHGSKMLLLDLGEPETLEHRFTFDRVLGPEHAQLTSSGTGRDLLLPGTSDLNFLDVSPLGLVAEGASEAEILDFKSGCQLYLRAMKGLDRACSLLTLTISCLGPSIIKRPWARSMCRGSLRVLQLPEALDCPLLLVLAGKASKAHTGSLPWIVTQLLFGNSYNSLLLHLDLRAIPLGLLLASLAGAEGVRDPRQGKQISPTLWDALEEIHTRYATVQELRSGLSGTTLQESQLTQLSLVLRELKVLKNQSRSWGTRVLNRAGASVTRLPNLQVLELEEAFSPVFKKHLQAGTSETLDLGRKSPLPAASRNYPLGGSKKQAPDVALQFMLAQAHRQLLQEHHQSQIQEELSWLGQDKETATHQAPDLTAESRMVQDHTALVLKLEALRVERDAAEQDLEALYELHVQGARAQTCHMLQVFRACRELWKEQTAARELHHRILLSEVLQDAISLATQNQQLQVQNKQLQQEVTERRKKV; this is encoded by the exons ATGGCTGGCAGTGAGCAG GTTGGGTCTGCAACAGTAACAGTGGTTGTAAAAGCAACATCCTTGTCAGAGGCAG GTCATGACACTGGAAGCCTCAGATTCCTTCTACATGGTTCTAAAATGCTCTTGCTAGATCTAGGAGAACCTGAGACTCTG GAGCATCGATTCACATTTGACCGAGTCCTAGGCCCAGAACATGCACAG cTCACTTCTAGTGGGACGGGTCGAGACTTATTATTACCTGGAACTAGTGACCTGAATTTCCTGGATGTGTCCCCACTGGGTCT gGTAGCAGAAGGTGCGAGTGAAGCAGAAATCCTTGATTTCAAGTCTGGCTGCCAACTTTATCTCAGGGCAATGAAAGGCTTGGACAG GGCCTGCTCCCTTCTCACCTTGACGATATCCTGCCTGGGGCCCAGTATCATAAAGAGGCCCTGGGCCAGAAGCATGTGTCGAGGCTCATTGAGAGTCCTGCAGCTTCCAGAAGCTCT GGACTGCCCCTTATTGCTGGTACTGGCAGGGAAGGCTTCTAAGGCCCATACTGGCTCCTTGCCTTGGATCGTGACTCAGTTACTCTTTGGAAATAGTTACAACAGCCTGTTGCTTCACTTGGATCTCCGAG CCATCCCCTTGGGTCTGCTCTTGGCCTCACTAGCAGGGGCCGAAGGAGTTCGGGACCCCCGCCAGGGGAAACAGATTTCTCCCACACTATGGGATGCTTTGGAAGAAATCCACACTCGTTACGCCACTGTTCAGGAGCTGCGTTCTGGGCTTTCTGGAACGACTCTACAGGAGAGCCAGCTTACCCAGCTGAGCCTGGTCCTCAGGGAATTGAAG GTACTGAAAAACCAAAGCCGGAGCTGGGGGACCAGGGTGCTCAATCGAGCTGGAGCGTCTGTAACCAGGCTTCCAAACCTGCAG GTGCTAGAACTAGAAGAGGCCTTTTCCCCTGTTTTCAAGAAGCATCTTCAAG CAGGTACTTCAGAAACTCTGGACCTGGGAAGGAAGTCACCCCTGCCAGCAGCATCAAGAAATTATCCTCTTGGGGGCTCCAAGAAACAG GCCCCTGATGTGGCCCTGCAGTTTATGTTAGCTCAGGCCCATAGGCAGCTGCTTCAGGAACATCACCAATCCCAGATCCAAGAGGAGCTAAGCTGGTTGGGACAGGACAAGGAAACAGCAACACATCAG GCCCCAGATCTGACTGCTGAGAGTCGGATGGTACAGGACCACacagcactggtcctgaagttgGAGGCACTGAGAGTGGAGCGAGATGCAGCTGAGCAGGACCTAGAGGCTCTATATGAGCTGCATGTGCAAGGAGCCCGGGCCCAGACCTGCCACATGCTGCAG GTGTTCCGGGCTTGTCGGGAGTTGTGGAAGGAGCAGACAGCTGCCAGGGAGCTCCATCACCGAATCCTGTTGTCCGAAGTTTTACAAGATGCCATTTCTCTGGCCACACAGAACCAACAACTCCAAGTCCAGAACAAGCAACTCCAGCAGG AAGtcacagagaggagaaaaaaagtttaa